Within the Opitutaceae bacterium TAV5 genome, the region CGCCTCGGCGAGTTCAACGTGCGCGGCGCTGTCATTTACCCGGTGATACGCAGCCCGCAGGATCAGGTGTACTACATGCAGATGATCCTCGCCTGCCCCTACCCTGTCGTGATGGTCGGCGTGAACCTGCCCGGCGTGAACCGCCCCGGTGTCGTCTCCGACGGACAACACGCCGCCTATACGATGACCCGCCGCCTCCTCGACCAGGGCCTGCGCCGCATCGGTTATTTGAGCAATTACGCCTGGGTACCCTCCACCCGCGACCGCTATCTCGGCTACCGGCAAGCCATGTCCGAAGCCGGCGTGTTTGACGACTCCCTCGCGCATCTTGAATCCAGGATGCAGCCACGCTTCGACAATCCGCTCGAAGAGCCCACGCAGATCGCCCGCGATTTTTTTGACCGCATGTGGACCCGTCACCCCGGGGGACTGGAAGCCATCGTGTGCGCCGAGGATTTTCTCGCCCATGGCTGCATCACTGCCGCCACCGAGCGCGGCTTGCGCGTCTCCACGGCCAGCGGTGACCTCAAAGTCACCGGCATTGGCGGCTTCCGCAATCTCCCCCGTCTCGACCTGCCGCTGACCACCTACCGCATGCCCTTCTCCCATATGGGCGCCACCGCTTTCCGCGTGCTCAACGAGCAAATCGCCGGTCGCTACGACGGCCCGCTCGAAACCATCCTCCGCGGTGAACCCGTTCCCGGCGGCACCGCGTAGAAACACCGTCTCCATCCACCACCGCCCCCGTCCGTTTTCCCCATGAATACACCGTGCCCGATCTCCCCCCGCCTCCGGCGTGCCTTCACGCTGATCGAACTGCTCACCGTGATCGCCATCATCGGCATCCTCGCCGCGATTATCATCCCCACCGTTGGCCGCGTACGTGAAACCGCCAAGACCGCGCACTGTGCCTCCAATGTCCGTCAGATCGCCCAAGCCTGCCTGCTCTACGCCAATGAAAACCGGGGACGATTGATTCCCATGCGCAACACCGACGACGCCAACCGCACCTGGCGCGCCTACATCGCCCCCTACGTCGGCACCACGAAAAAGGCCCGGGGCGTTTTCACCTGCCCTTCCGACCCGACCAACGCCGACGCCGCCGACACCAGCATGGATGTAACCGGAAATGTGCCTTCCTCCTACGGATTAAATTCAGGCACCCAGTACGCGTCTTCTCCGGACAGACTTCACCAATACGGAGACAATCGCTCTCCCTCCAGGACCCTGGAAGCCATCAAGCAGCCAACCCGCATGATCATGATTGTGGACATCGGCTGTGCGGCGTCGGGCGCATCAAGCACCAATCCCTCCGCATGGGCGGTTGATACCAACAAAAAATCCAATCTGGGCTACGCCAAGTTTCCCTGGGGAGGGAGTTTTTCACCGACCGACTGGTCCGTCTGGCCGCGCCACAGCAGCGGCAAGACCGCCAACGCCGGCTTCTACGACGGCCACGTTCGCCAAGTCGATCTCATCAAGGATCTCCGCGACCACGCCGAAGGCGATCCTCTCTGCCTGTTCGACAACCACTGACAATCACCAATTCAAGTATCCTATCTCTCATGACACCCGCTCGACACATATTCAACCTCCGTTTCATCATCGCCGCCTCGCTGCTCTTCAGCACACCCGCCTTCCTCGCCGCTGCCACCTACACGTGGGACGGTGGCGGTGACACGAATTTCCTCACCCCCGAAAACTGGAATCCCGATGGCGCGCCCGTCAGCGCCGACGACACTCTCATCGTCTTCACCGGCGCCACCAACACTGCGCCGGTGCTCAACAGCGCCTTCACGGTCAAAGATCTCAGCTTCAACACCGCCACCTCCTTCACCCTCTCCGGTGCCGGTACCCTCTCCGTCTACGGCGCGGGCACCGGCAGCGTCAGCGGCAACAACCAAGGAATCACCAACACCGGCGCCGGCGCCCAGGCCGTCGCCAACGACATCCTGCTCACCGGCAACGCCCAGTTCTACGCCATCGGAGGCAAGCTAACCCTGAGTGGAGCGATCAACGGCAACGGCAAGAGTCTCGCCCTCCGCTCCTTTTCCAACACCAGCCGCCTCGTCATCGAAAACAGCATCAGCGGCGTCTCCGCCCTCAACTTCAACTCGTCCACCACGGGCGTGGTCGAACTGCGCGCGTCCAATTCCTACACCACCACGTCCAACATCTGGCGCGGCACCGCACTCGCTGCCCACGATTCCGCCTTCGGCACCGGCGAAGTCCGCCTCGGCCTCAACAACGCGACCGCCGCCTATCTGGAGGGCACGGCCGCCGTCCTCACCGATGGCGCCCGCACCATCGCCAACAATATCCGTCTCGTCAGCGTCAGCGCCGGCGAACGCACCGGCCCCAATATCATCGGCGGCTCCACCGCGCACGTTTCCACCTTCAGCGGAAACATCCTCGTGAACAGCTTCAGCGCGAACAACGACCAGAAAGCCGAGGCCCTCACCCTCACCGCAACTGCCGGCGGACGCGTCCACTTCACCGGCAACATCCAGCGCGCCGCCGGCGTCAGCGCCGACAGCCACACCGATCATCTCACCAAGACCGGCCTCGGCATCGTCGCCCTCAATGGCTCCAACAACACCTACTCCGGCACGACTACCGTCAGCGAGGGCACCCTCCTCATCAACGGCGTCCTCGCCTCCGGCGGCGACACCGTGACCGTCTCCAGCGGCGCCACCCTCGGTGGCTCCGGCACCGTCAACCGCGCCATCACAGTGCTCGACGGCGCGACCTTCTCCGCCGGCAACATCGATGATGACTCCGGGGCCAGTCTGGCCGGCACATTCACCGCTGGCGCCGGCCTTGCCCTCGCCAACACCGCCACCCTCCATTTTGACCTCGGCGCCACCAGCGATTCCGTTTCCGTGACGGGGGACTTCACTCTCGGAGGCACACTCAACATCACTGCACTGGAAGGCTTCGGGGCGGGCACCTACACCCTCTTCAGCTACGCCGGCGGAGCCTTTGTCAACAACGGCCTCGCGCTCGGCGTCACTCCGGCAGGGTTCGATTATGAGCTGAATTTCGCCACCGCCGGGCAGGTCAGCCTGATCGTGACCTCCGCGATTCCCGAGCCGGGCTTCATCGCGCTGCTCGTCGCCGGAGCCGCGCTGATCTCCACGGTCGTGAGTCGTCGTCTCCGTCGGAACGCCCGCTGATACATTTCCCCCGCTCCCCCCCTTCTCTCACAAGCGTTGCCATTCTCTCCTCTCGCGAGCACGATGCGCGGCAGGAGAAAGGTGCCTGCATTTTTTCTGTTTCCCGAGCCGCGGCGCGGCTCAGATGCCATGCCTTCGTGCTTTTGTCGTTTTCCGTCCTCGAATTTATGCCTTGGTCCACATCCCCTGTCCTCCGCTTTTGTGCATCGTTGTGCCTCGTCGCTACGTTGGCCTTCGCTCCGCCAGCGACTGCAACCGGCCTCGAAAAAGGCCGGCCCGGCGCCCAACTCCGCGGCACGCCCGCAGGCACGGCAACCTGGCAGGCAACTCCCAACCTCGTTTTTGCCTCCACCACCCAGGCCCCCGGAATCCAGGTTCAGGACACCCGCCCTTTCGCCGGCCGGCTCCCCATCCCCGGTGATCCGGCCGTCGTCACCGCCGAGGCCGAATTACAGGTTACACCCGGCGCCAAAGGATGGCTCGCCCTCGGCATAGGCAACCCCCGGCTTGGCACTCCCCCGTGGGGCAAGGGCGTGTATGTCATCCTCACCCCCGAGGGCCGTTACACCCTCGCCGCCAATGACGAGCCTGCGGACTGGCAATCGCAGCACATGGTTGTCCTCAAACGCGGCTCCCTTCCCGAATTTTCCCCGAACCGCCCGATGAAGTTAAAAATCGAATACGACCGCGCGGGAGACACCGTCAGCCTGTGGGCCGGCGGATCGCCTGTCTCGGGCTCTGTTCCCCTTGCCGGACGCGGCGTAACCGTCGAGCCTCGCTTCGCCGGCTTCTCCGGCTTGGGACAGACTCCCGGCCACGCCTTCGTCACCGCATTTTCCGTGTCCACCGGCGCATCCGCCGGAGCGGAAACCTCCGCACTGGAAAGCTCCTGGCTGGTTCCGCTCGCCATCCCCGCCTGGTGGGAACCGGGGGAGGTCGCCGCCTTCAGGCTCAGCGGCAAGGCGTTGCCCGCCGCCATCGTGTCTGTCAAGACCGTGCTGACCACCGTGGAAGGCGAGGTGGTCGCGGAGTTCATCTCTCCGCGTGCCGAAATCGAACGCCACGGCTGGACTTGGCGGCCGGACCGCCCCGGCTTCTACGAAGCCGAGTTCCGCGCCATCGATCAGTCCGGAAAGGAGCGTCCCCTTGTCCGCTCCTTCGACCTGAAAGCCCCCGCAACCGGCACGGTTCTCTCCATTCAGCGCGCACGTCAGTCCTTCGCCATCCTGCCGCCTGACCCGCTTGACGTTCCCGGACGCCAGTCCAAGGGACAGTTCGGCTTCACCTACACGCTCAACCAGGAAAACATCCCCCTTGCCCGGCTCGTCGGCCTCGACCTCGCCAACATCCACCCCATTCCCTGGGGGGCCAACTTCTCCAACCTCAACACCGCCATCGAACCCGCCAAAGGCCAATACCGCTGGGAACTCCTCGACCCGCACATCGACGCTCTCACCCGCGCCGGTATGACCATCGCCGGGCAATTCTGTTACACCCCTCTCTGGGCCTCACCGCATCCCGACAAGAAAAACGTCAACATCTGCGTTGTCGAAGGCACCGCCTACGCCCCCGCCGACATCCAGGACTACGCCCGTTTCGTCGAGGCCACCGTCCGCCGCTACGGAGACCGCATCCGCCTGTGGGAACTCTGGAACGAACCCGCTATCCCCGGCGGCAGCGTCTTCTGGTCCGACACCCCGGAAAACTTCGTCCGCCTCATGGAGGCCGGCTACACGACCATCAAACGACTCCAGCCCGACTCCGAAGTCTGGATCGGCGGACTCGGCAGCCGCTCCGCCTATTATGCGTTCTACAATCGCATCCAGCAGCTCGGCGCATCCCGTTTCTACGACGTGCTCTCCCAGCACGGCAGTTTCCCCGACCGTGGCTCTCACGAATTCCGCCGTATCGACACGATCCACGACGTTCCCGCCAAACCCGCCGTCGTCTCCGAGTGGCACGCCATCCTTCAGGGCAACATGCAGTCCACCCCCATCCTTGCCGAAGACGCCCTCTCCTTCCGCCTGCTCCGCGACCTCGCCCGGCAACTCAGGATCGGTATCCGCCGCACCCTGCTTTTCGAGATGTCCAACCTCACGGAAAAGGAAGCCTTGGGCTTCGCCCGCGAAAACAAATGGTTCACCCACAGCTCCGGTCTCTTTCGCAAACGTCCGCAACCCGAACCGCGCCACGCCGCTGTCGTTCTTTCCAACTTCCTCCGGATCACCGGACGTCAGGCCACCGTTGTCCGCGAATTTTCCGTATCCACTGATTCCCTCGCACTCCTCCTCGACACCGCGCGCGGCCCCCTCGCCCTCGTCTGGAGCGAAACCGGCCCGCTGCCGGCTTCCAGCCTGAGCACCGTCGCTACTCCCGCCTCTACCCTTCTTGACTGGGAAGGTCGCGCTGTCTCCCTCGTCCCCGACACCGGTTCCGTGCTCCCGCCCGGCCGCTTCTATTACCTTACCACCCCCGACACCGCCGCCATCTCCCGTCTTCCCATTACCGACAAGGTTGTTTCCAGGCAAGTAGCTGCCCGCGCCGGCCACGCCGCCGTCGAAGCTACTTACCAGACGGCTCCTCTGTTCAAGGACATTGATGCACCTTTGCAGATACCCTCCAGCGCATGGATCAATACCCACTGGAAAGGCAAGGCGCCGCGACAAGGCAACCTTGACGCCGGATTCTCCGCCCGTGCCGCCGTCGGAGCCAGCGATGCCGGACTCGACATCGTAGTGGAAGTAAATGACACCGTCCACTCGCAGCAGGAAACCAGTGCATGGTGGAACGGCGACAGCCTGCAAATCGCAATTGATTGCGAAGGCATCGGCATCAGTGGCGGCAACACCGAACTGATCGCCGCCCTCACCCCTGACGGCCCTCTCCTCCACAAAATTCTGGCGGCTGATCCACGGGGAGACATTCCCGCCCGCTGGACGCCCGCCGGGAACGAGGTTCGCCATGCCGCCGTTCGCATCGAACGCAACGCATCCACGACCCGTTACCGCCTGCGCGTCGAATGGCCGGAACTGTATCCTCTGGCCAACAACACGGAAAAACCGCTGCGCCTCTCTCTTGCCATCAATAACAACGACGGCTCCGGACGAAACGCCACCCTCGAATGGGGCTCTGGCATTGTCTCCGAAAAAGACCCTTCGGCTTACGGCCTGTTGCGCCCCGTCACCGCCTCATTTCCATGATACTATCAAACACAGCTGCCGCCCGCGCCCTCGTCTCTCCCGGTGACGACACTCGCCTGCGCGAAGTCTTCGCCCGCGCCCGCCGGGGCGAGCCGATCACCCTCGCGGCCATCGGCGGCTCCATCACCGCAGGCGCCCGCGCCACCCAGCCGGAAAACCGCTACGTCACGCGCCTCGCCGGCTGGTGGCTCACCGCCTTCCCCGATTCTCCGTTGAAGCTCGTCAACGCCGGCATTGGCGCCACCGGTTCCAACTACGGCGCACTTCGCCTCCAGCGCGACGTTCTTTCCAAAAATCCCGATCTGGTCATCGTTGACTTCGCGGTCAACGACCTGAACGACCCCGCCGGACGCGCCGAGAGTTACGAAGGCGTCATTCGCCAGCTTCTCGCCCATCGTCCGCAACCGCCTGCTGTCGTCCTCGTGTTTTTTCTCCGCAACGACGGCGCCAATGCGCAGCAGACGCAGATCGAGACCGGTCGCCATTACCAGGTCCCCATGATCAGCATTCGCGACGCCGTCTGGCCGGAAATCACCGCAGGACGGCTCACCTGGAACGACTATGCTGCGGACTACGTCCACCCCAACGACGCCGGCCACGCGCTCATCGCCCGGCGGCTCATCGAACATTTCGAGCGCGTCCAGATCCCCGCCTCGCCTGCTTTCACCCCGCCCTCTCTCCTCCCGGCTCCGCTCCACAGCAATCTTTTCCAGGATGTGACGCTTCACGAGAGTTCCGAACTGTATCCTGTTTCCAACAACGGATGGGTTTTCGACACGGAAACAAAAGCGTGGATCGGCCGGCATCCCGGCGACACCATCGAATTCGAGATCACGGGTATCGCGGTTTTCCTGATGGATTATCACAAAAATGGCGGCTTTGGCCGTGCCTCCGTGCAGGTGGACAGTCTCCCGCCCGTGACACGCGAAACCTGGTATGAACAGACGTGGGGCGGCTACCGCGACACCGTAACCATCGCCCGTGACCTCTCCCCCGGTCCGCATCGCATAAAACTCAAGATTCTGCCCGACCATCATTCCGAAAGCGGAGGTCACGAATTCCGCCTTCTCGGACTCGGCGCCGCAAACCCTCTCTCCGGCGAGCCATGAAATCCTGTTCAGGAAATCCGAGGCCCATCTTCACCCGCTGCTCCGCCCGGGATTCCCCGCCTGCTGAAATGCCTGCGTGTTCACTGGACCGGCTTTTGTGTCGCATCACCGCCTCACCCGTTACGTCAGGGGGCGCGGGAGTAACGATGCACTCCCGATTCCGCCTCCCCCGGTCGGGACGTCGGCCACTACGACCTTCCCGCCGCTTCTTCCGGACATCATCCGCCCGCTGCTGCCAGTCTGCCCACCGACCACCCGAAAGTCTTCCGGAAAGGGTTTGGCCGAAACAATGTTGCCCGCTGATTCTGCCTGATTTCATCTCTGCCTCATGTCGCTGCCCCCGGTTTCGCCCTCCGCGTCTCCTCCCGATGATTTTGCCGCCCGTCAGGCCCGGCTTCGCGCACTCGCTGCCGCCCAGGCCGCCGCCGATGCCGACACTCGTATCAACGACGTGCCCCCCGCCAACATCCGCAAGCTGGAGGCCACTCTCTTCGGCGCCAACGCCGTCGTCGACCTGATCAACCATCGCAACCACGCTGCCGCAAACGTCGCCCTCCGCCGCACCGCCGCCTGGTTCGATCTCCCGCATCCGCAAGGCAAGGACCCGCGAGGCGAAGCCGACTTCGCCGCGCTCAAACTCTGTCAAGCCTGGTATCTCCTTTCCTCCGACACGGGCACGCCATCCCCGCTCGAATCCTCCACCCGTGACGCCATCCGGCAGTTTTTTCTCACGCACGATTTCGCCAGCCTCTACCAGTCGGAAAACCATGTCCTCATGTTTCATGCCAGCCGTCACCTGATGGCCCAGGCCTGGCCGGACGCGATGTTCTCCGCCTATGCAAAAACCGGCGCGCAACTCGCCACCGAAGACGCCGCCTGGCTCTCCGGATTCATCCGCCAGCGCGCCCGCTTCGGCTGGGGCGAATTCGACTCGGTTTGTTACCTCGACGCCGTCTGGGAAATCCTGCTCTGCCTGCACGATCACACCCGCGATGCCTCCCTCCGCCGCATCACCGGCATGATGCTCGATGTCCTCCTCGCCGGCATGGCCGTGAACTCTCTCGACGGCATGTATTGCGGAGCCCACGGACGCATCTACGCCGACCACGCGCTCGACCACGCCAACGAACCCGTCCGCATCCTACAGTATCTTTATTTTGGATACGACCCACCGCCCGTCCGCCTCTCCCTCCACGATCTTCTCCTGATCACGCCGGCCAGCGGCTGGCGTCCCTCCCCCTTCGTCCTCGACCTCGCGCACCCGCGGACCACCCCTTACGAAAACCGCGAACGCAAACACCTGCACAACCTCGCCGACACGCTCCCCGTTTCCCCTCTCCCCGGCAGCATCCGCAAATACAGCTGGTGCACCCCGCGCTACGTTCTCGGCTGCGTGCAATATCAGGACGCCTATCCGGCGGCGGCCGCATGTGCCTGCCACAATCACTACGAACTCCCCATCCCGGCCGACCAACGTTACGCCGCAGGTTATGCGTATCATCAACAACACAACTGGGACCTCACTTTCACCGCTACGAACCGCACCGATGCCCGCCTCTTCACCCATCACCCCGGCACCGACGGCACGCACAACTACTGGACCGGCGACCGCCTTTGCGGTTGCGGCCATTTTTTCCAGAACCGGCAGGCGCTCGTCGCCCTCTACGATATCGACCCCGCGCAACCGCTCCACTTCATCCACGCCTGCCTGCCGCAAGCCGCTTTCGACGAAGTCGTCGACGATCCCGCGAGCGGCTGGATTTTTGTTCGCGCCGGGGATTCGTTTGCCGGCCTCTGGTTTTCCTCCGCCCGCCGCTGGACAACTGCGGGCGAGTGGGCAGGCCGCGAAGTCGTCAGCGACGGCCTCCGCCACGGCATCGTTTGCGAAGTCGGTGACACTGAAACCCACACCCATTTCGCCGCTTTCCGCCAGACGCTCCTCGCCTCCCCGATCACATTTGACCGCGAAGCCATGACCCTGAAATACCACTCCTCGCAGGCCGGAATCCTTTTTCTGGATACACGAGGGGCGCGCCGGCTCGACGGATCTCCCGCCGACCTGGACTACGCCACCCATGATTCCCCTTTCATGCATTCCGCCTGGGGCAGCGGCGTTATCGAGTTCCTCGGCGCCACAAGCCGGATAACACTCGATTTCACAACCCGGTAATCCCTTTATCCGGCGTAAACCCCTGATCTCGTTTTCAAATTTAACTTATTATCAATATATTATAAAATAAAACAGTTTTTATTTAAAAACGCAGTTTTTACTTTACAACAACTGTTCTTTTCCAATGCTAGCGGCATGCCTGCCATCTCCGCCCCGCGATTGAGCTCCAGAAAAGTCAGCGCCGTCCACGCCGCCTTGCGCGGGCAGATTGCGACTGGCGAGTGGGCGGAAGGCGACACGCTCCCGACCGAAACCGAACTCGCCGCCCGCTTCGATTGCAGCATCAGCACGATCAGCAAGGCCGTGGGGCTTCTCGCGCACGAGGGCCTCGTCGAACGCCGCCGCCGCGCCGGCACCCGGGTCATTTCCAGCAAAACCACGTTCGCCTCCAGTGCCGCTACCGCCAATGATCAGGCTTCCCCACCGCTGACCGATCTTGGCTCCGTCGCCTTCATCTACCCGGCCGAACGTCATGAAGGCATCTGGCGCGAGGCCCGCGGTTTTCAGGACGCCGCCCATGATGGCGGCCAACGCGTCATGCTGCTAAGCACGAGTCTCGATTTCCACAAGGAAGCCGAGTTCATGACCCGCCTCGACGAGTTCGCCGTGCGCGGCGCACTCGTGTGGCCCAACCTTTTTTCCGCCGAGGCGCAGGCCGCCTTCGTCAAGGCCACCACCTCCGCCCGCTACCCGATCGTCCTTACCTCGCCCAACCCGCTCGGGCTCGATTGCCCCGTCGTCACGCTCGACGGGTTTCACGCCGGCTACACCCCCACGCGCCATCTCGTCGAACGCGGCGCGCGCCGCATCGGTTATCTCTCCGCCCGCTCCCGCAGCGCCTCCATGCGTGAACGCTATCTCGGTTACCGCAAGGCTGTCGAGGAGGCCGGCATCACGCCCGCTCCCGAGTGGGTGTGCCTCGACTCGTCGATGAATGTGGACCTGACCAACCCGATGGAAGAACCCGAGGCCATGGCCGCCACCTACCTGCAAGCCGCTTCCGCCGGCGCGCCCGATGGTATCGACGCCGTTGTGTGCAGCACCGATTTTCTTGCCGTGGCCGTAATCGAAGTCGCGCGCCGCACCGGCCTGCGCATCCCTCATGACCTTCGGGTCACCGGCATGGACGACTCCGAACTCGCCGCCCGCTCCTCCGTCCCCCTGACCAGTTATCGCATCCCCTATGAAGAAATCGGCGCCACCGGTTACCGCGTCCTGCACGACGCCCTCGCCGGCCAGTTGCCCCGATCCGCCGGCCCCGTCGAACACCTCCTGCGCGGCATGCTCACGCAACGCGACAGCAGTTAGCGGCCAGAGCGTAACCACACAGCCCCTGCCCTGCCTTTCCCCATGAAACACACAAACTCCACCGGCCCCTCGTTCAGCCACTGCCGTGCCTTCACGCTGATCGAACTCCTCACCGTCATCGCCATCATCGGCATCCTTGCGGCGATCATCATCCCTACGGTTGGCAAAGTCCGCGAAGCGGCCCGGCTCAGCAAAGCGAGCAGCAACATCCGCCAACTCCAGCTCGCCAACATCCTCCACGCCTCCGAACACAAAGGCCGTTACGTCGCGCCCAAACTGCAAGGCGGATACTGGTGGTACCAAAACGCCGACTACTACAGACTCCTGGGTTTCAACGGGGCCAACGCCGATGCAAACAAAGCGATCGCCGTCTATCGCAGCACCGTCGACGTCGAGGGCAGGGACCGCCCGGATTTCGGATACAACCGGACCGGCCTCACGGAAGAGCAGCTTGCCATCGGCTACCGGGAGAGCGACATCCCCAACCCCACACGGAGCATCGCCTTCATGGACTCCCTCTTCACCCTCGTCCGCGTCAACGACAAGGACCTCTACAACGGCACCGAGATACGCCAGAGTTTCGAACCTGCCTATCGTCAAAACGGCAAGGCTCTCGTCGCCTTCTGGGCCGCCAACGTCCGCCTTGTTTCACGTGCCGAGGCCGTGGCCGCGGCCAATGAAGACATGTGGTATCCAAACAGATAAACCGCCTCAAAACATCCATCCGTGATGGAAACAACACTGTCATTCCATCCGTACCTCCGCCTCTTCCTCTCGTCTTAGCCCGAACAATCAACCGTCAAATATTATGAGAAAACAATACGTTGCCAGCATTCTGGCCGCCTTGCTGTCAGCCGTCCCTGCCCTCGTTCAGGGCGAAACTGTGCCGAAGACCTTCACGGATAATTTCAACCGTGACAATACGCCCAGCCCTGGCGGTGGCCTCGGCTCCGACTGGGACATCACCGGCAGCATTTTCCTGAACTCCAATGTTGCTAAAACTCAAAACACGGGGGCCCACTTCGCACTCTACAATTCTGTACCGCTTTTAGATTCATTTACCATCCGTGCGGATTTCAACTCGCAGTCCAACGGCCGCTACGGCGGGATCCTGTTCAATTACGTCGACTCCAACAATTATTCACTGATTCGTTTCAACTTCGCAGGAGCCACTACCTCTACCGCTTGGCAATTCATCGAGCGTATCGATGGAACGAGTTCCACCGTGAGCTCAGGCACCATTGCTGCAGGAGCAACTCAGGCAAAAACCTGGCGAGCCCTTACCCTTAACTCCACCGACACCGCCGGACAATACACCTTCACGATCACCAACAGCACCACCGGGGACACCTATGTTTCCCAGACAATTACCAGCGCCAGCCAGACGATTTCCGGCCAAGCGGGCTTCTATTTTGACGGCGACTACATCTGGGCTGACAATTTCGCCATCACCACCAACGTCCCTCCTATCCCCGAACCCGCCACTGTGAGCCTCCTGTTGGGAAGCGTGTTTCTTGCCGGCGCGATCATCTGGCGCAAACGCATCGCTACCCGACGCTGACCCATTCCCATCTCCATCCCCATATACGCGACTCATGCAACTTGTTCGCCCCCATCTCGCGGCGCTGGTCATTGCTGCCTCTGCATATCTTCCCGCCCAAGCCGCCGCCACGCCTGACCCAACACCCGTCAGCATCCACTTCGACGCCGCCGCGACCGGCACGCCCGTGAACCCGAACATCTTCGGCCACTTCATCAAGGGGGCGGACAACTACGGCATCTTTTCGATTCCCCATCCCGACATCGCCGCCATCGCCGAAGGCGACGGTATCTGGAACCCGGATACTCGCTCCCCGTATCCCGACGCCCTCGCCATCCTCAAATCCTACCGGCCCGGCGCCCTCCGCTATCCCGATGGCCTCGGCATCCATAATCACGACTGGAAAAAAACCATCGGCCCCGTCGAGCAGCGTGGCGACCGCAAATTCGGCCTCAACGAATTCATGCAAGTCGCCCGCGCCGTCGAGGCCGAGCCCATCATTGTCGTCAGCGAATACATTGGCACCCCGCAGGACGCCGCCGACCTCGTCGAATACCTCAATGCCCCCGCCACGCCCGCCCACCCCTGGGCCATGCGCCGAGCCGCCGACGGACACCCCGAGCCTTACAACGTCCTCACTTTCGAGATCGGCAACGAGTCCTGGGTTGACTGGCGCAAGATCGGCAAGACCCAGGTTCGCCCCCCGCCCGAAGTCGGCCGCTACGCCTCCCAAGTCGCCGCCGCCATGAAAGCCGTGGACCCGCGCATCCGTTGCGGCATCCCCCTCGAACGCAAGGACGACGACCGCTGGAACCGCGGCGTCCTCTCCACCGTCACCACTGACATCGACTTCGCCATCATCCACACCTACCCGGTCAAATACGGCGGCGGCGACATGACCGGCCCCAAGGAAAACCTCCTCCTCGAAGCCATGATGGCCGCCGGCTACGCCACCCAACTCGACCTCTCCCGCATCCATCAGGAAATCGCCGCCCAACTCGGTCGTCCTCTCCCCCTCGCCATCACCGAATATAACCTCGGTCCCACCCAACAGACTCCCAACCTCCAGCGTCCCTATCGCTTCACGCTCGCCGCCGCACTCGGCACCGGCGACTACCTCGGCCGCCTCCTCGCACCCGATTCCCCCGTCGAATCCGCCATCTACTGGAGCTGGCTCAACGGCTCCTTCGAAACCGTCCACACCTATGCCGGCCACCCCTGGAAAAGCCGGGCCAAACTTGACACCCCTTTGTATCGGCCTGCCCACTATGTATTCCAGCTCTGGGCACAAAACCGCGGCCATACCCTTCTCCCCGTCCGCACCGACTCCCCCCGCCTCGACTTCTCCGGCATCACCACCATGAAACCCGCGCTCGGCGACGCCCCCCGGCCCGAGCACAAAATCTCCGACATCAACCTCCTCGACGCC harbors:
- a CDS encoding transcriptional regulator, whose amino-acid sequence is MFPMLTESQKKADFVFTELERRIAEGVWKIGEQIPTEAELAEEFSCSRGTVSRAIARLSHEKLVERRTRAGTRVVQRPQTGAHSRNGGAHALDLDACACIYPSVEHEGIAMIVQGFQSAANEARQRVMMLTTGMNFRKEAEIVGRLGEFNVRGAVIYPVIRSPQDQVYYMQMILACPYPVVMVGVNLPGVNRPGVVSDGQHAAYTMTRRLLDQGLRRIGYLSNYAWVPSTRDRYLGYRQAMSEAGVFDDSLAHLESRMQPRFDNPLEEPTQIARDFFDRMWTRHPGGLEAIVCAEDFLAHGCITAATERGLRVSTASGDLKVTGIGGFRNLPRLDLPLTTYRMPFSHMGATAFRVLNEQIAGRYDGPLETILRGEPVPGGTA
- a CDS encoding N-terminal cleavage protein gives rise to the protein MNTPCPISPRLRRAFTLIELLTVIAIIGILAAIIIPTVGRVRETAKTAHCASNVRQIAQACLLYANENRGRLIPMRNTDDANRTWRAYIAPYVGTTKKARGVFTCPSDPTNADAADTSMDVTGNVPSSYGLNSGTQYASSPDRLHQYGDNRSPSRTLEAIKQPTRMIMIVDIGCAASGASSTNPSAWAVDTNKKSNLGYAKFPWGGSFSPTDWSVWPRHSSGKTANAGFYDGHVRQVDLIKDLRDHAEGDPLCLFDNH
- a CDS encoding GntR family transcriptional regulator, whose amino-acid sequence is MPAISAPRLSSRKVSAVHAALRGQIATGEWAEGDTLPTETELAARFDCSISTISKAVGLLAHEGLVERRRRAGTRVISSKTTFASSAATANDQASPPLTDLGSVAFIYPAERHEGIWREARGFQDAAHDGGQRVMLLSTSLDFHKEAEFMTRLDEFAVRGALVWPNLFSAEAQAAFVKATTSARYPIVLTSPNPLGLDCPVVTLDGFHAGYTPTRHLVERGARRIGYLSARSRSASMRERYLGYRKAVEEAGITPAPEWVCLDSSMNVDLTNPMEEPEAMAATYLQAASAGAPDGIDAVVCSTDFLAVAVIEVARRTGLRIPHDLRVTGMDDSELAARSSVPLTSYRIPYEEIGATGYRVLHDALAGQLPRSAGPVEHLLRGMLTQRDSS
- a CDS encoding N-terminal cleavage protein: MKHTNSTGPSFSHCRAFTLIELLTVIAIIGILAAIIIPTVGKVREAARLSKASSNIRQLQLANILHASEHKGRYVAPKLQGGYWWYQNADYYRLLGFNGANADANKAIAVYRSTVDVEGRDRPDFGYNRTGLTEEQLAIGYRESDIPNPTRSIAFMDSLFTLVRVNDKDLYNGTEIRQSFEPAYRQNGKALVAFWAANVRLVSRAEAVAAANEDMWYPNR
- a CDS encoding alpha-L-arabinofuranosidase encodes the protein MQLVRPHLAALVIAASAYLPAQAAATPDPTPVSIHFDAAATGTPVNPNIFGHFIKGADNYGIFSIPHPDIAAIAEGDGIWNPDTRSPYPDALAILKSYRPGALRYPDGLGIHNHDWKKTIGPVEQRGDRKFGLNEFMQVARAVEAEPIIVVSEYIGTPQDAADLVEYLNAPATPAHPWAMRRAADGHPEPYNVLTFEIGNESWVDWRKIGKTQVRPPPEVGRYASQVAAAMKAVDPRIRCGIPLERKDDDRWNRGVLSTVTTDIDFAIIHTYPVKYGGGDMTGPKENLLLEAMMAAGYATQLDLSRIHQEIAAQLGRPLPLAITEYNLGPTQQTPNLQRPYRFTLAAALGTGDYLGRLLAPDSPVESAIYWSWLNGSFETVHTYAGHPWKSRAKLDTPLYRPAHYVFQLWAQNRGHTLLPVRTDSPRLDFSGITTMKPALGDAPRPEHKISDINLLDAARPLRQSPANTRISRSPDTAGGQWTLRYDGLTGGTYPNLLIRHLAGLPDDLRPPSPGLLYKVSFEARWQPDATTTTSPNLGLGIMDSRGWRASGSGIAMGGLQTAHEWTSFGGTYQPLPDTTAIVILARVEGTTTPLHGTLEIRNLKAEPWRAATIPARPALTAYVTRSADNSKIHLTVFNLTLDRDLPATLTWQNFAAATATCTELNGTSPAAVNRGEATAGWTRQNAAIPLAAPDRLRHTFPAHSATGIILERRVP